One genomic window of Candidatus Pseudobacter hemicellulosilyticus includes the following:
- the rplJ gene encoding 50S ribosomal protein L10 codes for MNKQEKNEVIEALKEKFSQYNNFYITNTESLSVAQIGKLRSICFNKKVEMKVAKNTLIRKALESLDSTRYNGVFESLNGVTALMFSENAKEPALIISDFRKAAGKGKDDKPVLKAAFIDGDVFEGDDQLQALVALKSKNDLIGEIIGLLQSPAKNVISGLNAGNKLASLVKALEEREN; via the coding sequence ATGAACAAGCAAGAAAAGAACGAAGTAATTGAGGCACTGAAAGAGAAATTCTCTCAGTACAACAATTTCTACATCACCAATACTGAATCCCTCTCTGTTGCACAGATCGGGAAACTGCGCAGCATTTGTTTCAACAAGAAAGTTGAAATGAAAGTAGCCAAGAACACCCTGATCCGTAAAGCACTGGAAAGCCTGGACAGCACCCGCTACAACGGTGTGTTTGAATCCCTGAACGGTGTTACGGCCCTGATGTTCTCTGAGAACGCCAAAGAGCCCGCCCTGATCATTTCTGATTTCAGAAAAGCTGCAGGTAAAGGCAAAGACGACAAACCCGTACTGAAAGCTGCCTTCATCGATGGCGACGTATTTGAAGGAGACGATCAGCTGCAGGCTCTCGTAGCGCTGAAGAGCAAGAACGACCTCATTGGCGAGATCATCGGTCTGCTGCAAAGCCCCGCCAAGAATGTTATCAGCGGCCTGAACGCCGGCAACAAACTGGCTTCCCTGGTAAAAGCACTGGAAGAAAGAGAGAACTAA
- the rplK gene encoding 50S ribosomal protein L11: MAKEITGFVKLQVKGGQANPAPPVGPALGSKGVNIMEFCKQFNARTQEKVGKVLPVLITVYSDKSFDFIIKTPPAAVQLLEAAKLQSGSKEPNRNKVGKVNWSQVEAIAKDKMPDLNCFTLESAMKMVAGTARSMGLTVDGQAPWENN, translated from the coding sequence ATGGCAAAAGAAATTACCGGCTTCGTAAAGCTGCAGGTGAAAGGTGGCCAGGCCAATCCTGCACCTCCTGTAGGTCCTGCATTAGGTTCCAAGGGTGTTAATATCATGGAATTCTGTAAGCAGTTCAACGCCCGTACACAAGAGAAAGTGGGCAAAGTTCTCCCCGTATTGATCACTGTTTACTCCGACAAGTCTTTCGATTTTATCATCAAGACCCCTCCTGCTGCCGTTCAGCTCCTGGAAGCTGCCAAATTGCAGAGCGGTTCCAAAGAGCCCAATCGTAACAAGGTGGGTAAAGTGAACTGGAGCCAGGTTGAGGCTATTGCCAAAGACAAGATGCCTGACCTGAATTGTTTCACCCTGGAAAGTGCCATGAAAATGGTTGCCGGTACTGCCCGCAGTATGGGTCTTACCGTAGACGGCCAGGCTCCCTGGGAAAATAATTAA
- the rplA gene encoding 50S ribosomal protein L1 — MAIPKKRKVADTKLDKNKVYSLKEAAGLVKEVNTTKFDASVDIHIRLGVDPKKADQAIRGTVTLPHGTGKTKRVLVLCTPDKEADAKAAGADYVGLDEFVSKIEGGWVDIDVIVATPAVMPKIGKLGKILGPRNLMPNPKTGTVTNDVAAAVNEVKGGKIAFKVDKAGIVHASVGRVSFSPEKIIENSQEFINAIIKAKPSSAKGTYLKSLFMASSMSPGIAVETKSLMN, encoded by the coding sequence ATGGCAATCCCCAAAAAAAGAAAAGTAGCTGACACCAAGCTCGATAAAAATAAAGTGTACTCACTGAAAGAGGCCGCCGGCCTGGTAAAAGAGGTGAACACTACCAAATTTGACGCTTCTGTTGATATTCATATCCGTCTGGGTGTGGATCCCAAGAAAGCTGATCAGGCTATCCGCGGTACAGTGACCCTGCCCCACGGAACCGGTAAAACCAAGAGAGTACTCGTGCTCTGCACACCCGATAAAGAAGCCGATGCCAAAGCAGCCGGCGCCGATTACGTAGGTCTGGACGAATTTGTTTCCAAGATTGAAGGTGGCTGGGTTGATATCGATGTAATTGTGGCCACTCCGGCTGTAATGCCTAAGATCGGTAAACTCGGTAAGATCCTCGGTCCCCGTAACCTGATGCCCAATCCCAAAACCGGCACCGTTACCAATGACGTGGCTGCCGCAGTGAATGAAGTAAAAGGCGGTAAGATCGCTTTCAAAGTTGACAAAGCAGGTATCGTACATGCTTCTGTTGGCCGTGTAAGCTTCAGCCCCGAAAAGATCATTGAGAACAGCCAGGAATTTATCAATGCTATCATCAAGGCAAAACCCTCTTCCGCAAAAGGTACTTACCTGAAGAGCTTATTCATGGCCAGTTCCATGAGCCCTGGTATTGCTGTTGAAACCAAATCATTGATGAACTAA